Proteins encoded by one window of Acidipropionibacterium virtanenii:
- a CDS encoding thiamine-phosphate kinase — translation MAKNGPTIAEIGEFPLIRSLVRDLPSDPAVSLGPGDDGAVFLVDGSAVISTDVLVEGVHFRRSWSGAQDIGRKSVAVNVADIEAMGAAPVAMVIGFSAPADLPVSWAREFMTGLREEAARARVAIVGGDTTAGPVVTVSVTVIGQTAGIAPVRRDGAAPADIVAIKGRLGWAAAGLVVLGRGFRSPRVVVEAQRCPEVAYGAGRQAALAGAHAMIDVSDGLVADLGHIAEASGVAIDIDQARLDIPDPLRTVGMATGLDPITWVLGGGEDHALAATFAVGEVPDDWQVIGRVLDSTEQTEPTVLVDGRPWEHAGGWTHF, via the coding sequence ATGGCCAAGAACGGTCCGACCATCGCGGAGATCGGCGAGTTCCCGCTCATCAGATCCCTGGTGCGCGACCTGCCGTCAGACCCGGCAGTGTCACTGGGGCCCGGCGATGACGGAGCCGTCTTCCTGGTCGACGGTTCCGCGGTGATCTCCACCGACGTCCTCGTCGAGGGGGTGCACTTCCGCCGCAGCTGGTCGGGCGCCCAGGACATCGGCCGCAAATCGGTGGCGGTCAACGTCGCCGACATCGAGGCGATGGGCGCGGCCCCGGTAGCGATGGTGATCGGCTTCAGCGCACCCGCCGACCTGCCCGTCAGCTGGGCCCGGGAGTTCATGACCGGGCTTCGCGAGGAGGCCGCCCGGGCCCGCGTTGCCATCGTCGGAGGAGACACCACCGCGGGCCCGGTCGTCACCGTCTCGGTGACCGTCATCGGGCAGACGGCCGGCATCGCGCCGGTGCGCCGCGACGGCGCGGCCCCCGCGGACATCGTCGCCATCAAGGGCCGGCTGGGCTGGGCGGCAGCGGGACTCGTGGTGCTGGGACGCGGATTCCGCTCCCCGAGGGTCGTCGTCGAGGCCCAGAGATGCCCGGAGGTGGCCTATGGTGCGGGACGCCAGGCCGCACTGGCCGGAGCCCACGCCATGATCGACGTCTCCGACGGGCTCGTCGCCGACCTGGGCCACATCGCGGAGGCCTCGGGAGTCGCCATCGACATCGATCAGGCTCGCCTCGACATCCCCGACCCGCTGCGCACGGTCGGCATGGCCACCGGCCTCGACCCGATCACCTGGGTGCTGGGAGGAGGGGAGGACCACGCGCTGGCCGCCACCTTCGCAGTCGGGGAGGTGCCCGACGACTGGCAGGTCATCGGCAGGGTCCTGGACAGCACCGAGCAGACCGAACCCACCGTGCTCGTCGACGGACGACCCTGGGAGCACGCCGGAGGCTGGACGCACTTCTGA
- a CDS encoding D-alanine--D-alanine ligase family protein: protein MTDATVDPTVQVDHARDDGPTRVAVVFGGVSSEHSISCLTAANVIAAMDPDLYSAIGIGITRDGIWTRWSAEEILALPNQGPLPEVTAGHRGTGLKKLDRGTFLIDNDGTCDLEPVDVVFPLMHGPFGEDGTIQGLFEMTGVRYVGCGVAASANCMDKHLTKALLDDAGLAVGPYAVIRPHEWSADRAGCLDRLSALSYPLFVKPARGGSSVGITRVSRPEELETAVDQARRHDPKVIVEQGLVGREIECSVLGGHDGQPPRASLPGEIIVHDPEGFYDFDAKYLTDDALATVAVPADLDEATTARIRETAVRAFQVLGCEGLARIDTFVTDDGRVIINEPNTMPGFTRSSGFPLMWQASGMDYRALITDLLELAMERPLGLR, encoded by the coding sequence ATGACTGATGCCACCGTAGATCCCACTGTGCAGGTCGACCATGCCCGTGACGACGGGCCCACCCGGGTCGCCGTGGTCTTCGGCGGAGTCAGCTCCGAGCACTCGATCTCCTGCCTGACGGCCGCCAACGTGATCGCCGCGATGGACCCCGATCTCTACAGCGCTATTGGTATCGGCATCACCCGCGACGGCATCTGGACCCGCTGGAGTGCCGAGGAGATCCTGGCCCTGCCGAACCAGGGACCGCTTCCCGAGGTGACCGCCGGACACCGCGGGACCGGCCTCAAGAAACTCGACCGGGGCACCTTCCTGATCGACAACGACGGCACCTGCGATCTGGAACCGGTCGACGTCGTCTTCCCCCTGATGCACGGCCCGTTCGGAGAGGACGGCACCATCCAGGGGCTCTTCGAGATGACCGGCGTCCGCTACGTCGGATGCGGAGTCGCCGCCAGCGCCAACTGCATGGACAAGCACCTCACCAAGGCGCTCCTCGACGACGCCGGCCTGGCCGTCGGCCCCTACGCCGTGATCCGACCCCACGAATGGTCCGCGGATCGCGCCGGCTGCCTCGACCGGCTCTCCGCCCTGAGCTACCCGCTCTTCGTCAAACCCGCCCGAGGCGGCTCCTCAGTCGGTATCACCCGCGTCAGCCGGCCCGAGGAGCTTGAGACGGCGGTCGATCAGGCCAGGCGCCACGACCCGAAGGTCATCGTCGAGCAGGGCCTGGTCGGCCGTGAGATCGAGTGCTCGGTGCTCGGCGGCCACGACGGACAGCCGCCCCGGGCGTCCCTGCCCGGCGAGATCATCGTCCACGACCCCGAGGGGTTCTACGACTTCGACGCCAAATACCTCACCGACGACGCCCTGGCCACCGTGGCGGTGCCCGCCGATCTCGACGAGGCCACCACCGCCAGGATCCGTGAGACGGCCGTCCGGGCCTTCCAGGTGCTCGGTTGCGAAGGCCTGGCGCGCATCGATACCTTCGTCACCGACGACGGCCGGGTCATCATCAATGAGCCCAACACCATGCCCGGATTCACCCGCAGCTCGGGATTCCCCCTGATGTGGCAGGCCAGCGGGATGGACTACCGGGCCCTCATCACCGACCTGCTGGAACTGGCCATGGAGAGGCCCCTCGGACTGCGCTGA
- a CDS encoding thymidine phosphorylase — protein sequence MTAQFDVVDLIRSKRSGRRLDDEQIDWLLDAYTRGSVADEQMSAMAMAIYFQGLDGPELSRWTAAMIASGERLDFSGLSRPTVDKHSTGGVGDKITLPLAPLVAACGAAVPQLSGRGLGHTGGTLDKMEAIPGWHADLSTGQMMRQLEEVGAVICAAGPGLAPADKKLYALRDVTGTVESVPLIASSIMSKKIAEGTSALVLDVKTGSGAFMKTESDARELAGRLVELGRAAGVTTTALLTRMDSPLGRAAGNGVEVAEAVEVLQGGGPADVVELTLALARRMVEAVGIDADPEQALRSGAAMDVWRRMVQAQGGDPDARLPVARHSQDVVATEAGTLTGIDAMDVGLAAWRLGAGRARKEDPVQAAAGVYLTAQIGDEVVAGQPLATLLTDTAEAIPRAEQALAGAFSIGAAGPRPGVLIDVL from the coding sequence ATGACTGCCCAATTCGATGTGGTGGACCTCATCAGATCCAAGCGATCCGGCCGCAGGCTCGACGACGAGCAGATCGACTGGCTCCTGGACGCCTACACCCGAGGGTCTGTGGCCGATGAGCAGATGTCGGCGATGGCGATGGCGATCTACTTCCAGGGCCTCGACGGTCCCGAGCTGTCGCGCTGGACGGCCGCGATGATCGCCTCCGGGGAGCGCCTCGACTTCTCCGGGCTCTCCCGTCCGACTGTCGACAAGCACTCCACCGGAGGGGTGGGCGACAAGATCACCCTGCCTCTGGCTCCCCTGGTGGCGGCCTGCGGGGCGGCGGTCCCCCAGCTGTCCGGACGCGGTCTGGGCCACACCGGCGGCACCCTGGACAAGATGGAGGCGATCCCCGGGTGGCATGCGGACCTGTCCACCGGGCAGATGATGCGCCAGCTGGAGGAGGTCGGAGCGGTCATCTGCGCGGCCGGGCCGGGCCTGGCCCCGGCCGACAAGAAGCTCTACGCGCTGCGCGACGTCACCGGCACCGTCGAGTCCGTTCCGCTGATCGCCTCCTCGATCATGAGCAAGAAGATCGCCGAGGGCACCTCGGCCCTGGTGCTCGACGTCAAGACCGGCTCGGGAGCCTTCATGAAGACCGAGTCCGACGCCCGGGAGCTGGCCGGTCGCCTGGTCGAGCTGGGCCGGGCCGCGGGAGTGACGACCACGGCCCTGCTCACCCGGATGGACTCCCCGCTGGGCCGGGCCGCCGGGAACGGCGTCGAGGTGGCCGAAGCCGTCGAGGTGCTCCAGGGCGGCGGACCCGCCGACGTCGTGGAACTCACCCTGGCCCTGGCCCGCAGGATGGTCGAGGCCGTCGGGATCGATGCCGACCCGGAGCAGGCCCTGCGGTCCGGGGCCGCGATGGACGTGTGGCGCCGGATGGTGCAGGCCCAGGGCGGCGACCCGGACGCCCGGCTGCCGGTGGCCCGCCATTCCCAGGACGTGGTGGCCACCGAGGCCGGCACTCTCACCGGCATCGACGCCATGGATGTCGGGCTGGCCGCCTGGCGACTGGGAGCCGGCCGGGCACGCAAGGAGGATCCGGTGCAGGCTGCCGCCGGGGTCTATCTCACCGCCCAGATCGGCGACGAGGTGGTGGCCGGCCAGCCGCTGGCGACCCTGCTCACCGATACCGCCGAGGCCATCCCACGGGCGGAGCAGGCGCTGGCAGGGGCCTTCAGCATCGGAGCGGCCGGGCCCCGGCCCGGCGTGCTGATCGACGTCCTGTGA
- a CDS encoding IclR family transcriptional regulator: protein MDNSSGVGVLDKAALVMAALETGPASLAGLVQATGLARPTAHRLARALEHHRFVGRDLQGRFILGPRLAELAAAAGEDRLLAASGPILARLRDITGESAQLYRRQGESRVCVAAAERPTGLRDTIPVGTVMSMDAGSAAQILLGWEDSDRIQRSLAHSAFSAVTLAAVRKRGWSQSVGERESGVASVSAPVRSPSGKVIAAVSVSGPIERLTRQPGRIHAPAVMAAADRLSEVLRRSAE, encoded by the coding sequence ATGGACAATTCAAGTGGGGTCGGAGTCCTCGACAAGGCGGCGCTGGTGATGGCGGCGCTGGAGACGGGTCCGGCCAGCCTGGCGGGGCTGGTCCAGGCGACCGGGCTGGCGCGACCGACCGCCCACCGACTGGCCCGGGCTCTTGAGCACCATCGCTTCGTGGGACGCGACCTCCAGGGCCGTTTCATCCTCGGGCCCCGGCTTGCCGAACTGGCCGCCGCAGCCGGCGAGGACCGTCTCCTGGCTGCCTCCGGGCCGATCCTCGCGAGGCTGCGCGACATCACCGGCGAGTCCGCCCAGCTCTACCGGCGCCAGGGCGAGAGCCGGGTCTGCGTGGCGGCCGCGGAGCGCCCCACCGGGCTGCGCGACACCATCCCGGTCGGCACCGTGATGTCGATGGACGCCGGTTCGGCCGCCCAGATCCTGCTCGGCTGGGAGGATTCGGACCGCATCCAGCGCAGCCTCGCCCATTCGGCCTTCTCGGCGGTCACCCTGGCGGCCGTGCGCAAGCGGGGATGGTCCCAGTCGGTCGGTGAGCGCGAGTCCGGGGTGGCGTCGGTCTCGGCGCCCGTGCGCTCCCCCTCGGGCAAGGTGATCGCCGCCGTCTCGGTCTCGGGCCCGATCGAGAGACTCACCCGCCAGCCGGGCCGGATCCATGCTCCTGCCGTGATGGCTGCGGCGGACCGGCTCTCGGAGGTTCTGCGCCGCTCAGCAGAATGA
- a CDS encoding lysophospholipid acyltransferase family protein: protein MPLLPLTNPGDSPGPVFKLGVGTLLPTARLLTRFDHHGAENLPAPGGALIVANHISNFDPVVLGSFLVMNGRWPHWLAKKEIFDVPVIGWVARHADQIPVNRKAPGPEILAHARRALARGMTLVMYPEGTITGDPLHWPMVGHTGAARLALETGAPVIPVGQWGPHEVMGFKTMTFPRVFPRRTMHLHCGPAVDLTEFRGGIHDQQSVRRATEKIMEAIDAQTELARGESAPDTRYDIRTGQRVAKASLS from the coding sequence GTGCCCCTGCTGCCCCTGACCAACCCCGGGGACAGTCCCGGGCCGGTCTTCAAGCTCGGCGTCGGCACTCTCCTCCCGACCGCCAGACTGCTGACGCGGTTCGACCATCACGGTGCGGAGAATCTGCCCGCACCCGGCGGCGCCCTCATCGTCGCCAACCACATCTCCAACTTCGACCCGGTCGTGCTGGGGTCCTTCCTGGTGATGAACGGGCGCTGGCCGCACTGGCTGGCCAAGAAGGAGATCTTCGACGTGCCGGTGATCGGGTGGGTCGCCCGGCACGCCGACCAGATCCCGGTCAACCGGAAGGCCCCCGGCCCCGAGATCCTCGCCCACGCCCGCCGGGCGCTGGCCCGGGGCATGACCCTGGTGATGTACCCGGAGGGCACCATCACCGGTGACCCACTGCACTGGCCCATGGTGGGCCACACCGGCGCCGCCCGGCTGGCCCTGGAGACCGGCGCGCCGGTGATCCCCGTCGGGCAGTGGGGTCCCCACGAGGTGATGGGCTTCAAGACGATGACCTTCCCCAGGGTCTTCCCGCGCCGGACGATGCACCTGCACTGCGGCCCGGCGGTCGACCTCACCGAGTTCCGCGGCGGCATCCATGACCAGCAGTCCGTGCGCCGGGCCACCGAGAAGATCATGGAGGCCATCGACGCCCAGACGGAGCTGGCTCGCGGCGAGAGCGCACCCGACACCCGCTACGACATCCGCACCGGGCAGCGGGTCGCCAAAGCATCCCTGAGTTAG
- the leuD gene encoding 3-isopropylmalate dehydratase small subunit translates to MEKFTSHTGVPVPLRRSNVDTDQIIPAVYLKRITRTGFEDGLFSAWRKDPEFVLNQPAWKNGSILIPGPDFGTGSSREHAVWALQNYGFKVVIGSRFGDIFRNNSGKAGLLIATVDQQIVQKLWDWTEANAGEPISVDLTERVIVAGDQSYPFEIDEFTRHRLLEGLDEIGSTLKHADQIDEYEAARLPFKPVTVL, encoded by the coding sequence ATGGAGAAGTTCACCAGCCACACCGGCGTCCCCGTCCCGCTGCGCCGCAGCAACGTCGACACCGACCAGATCATCCCCGCGGTCTACCTCAAGCGGATCACCCGGACCGGCTTCGAGGACGGCCTGTTCTCCGCCTGGCGCAAGGATCCCGAGTTCGTCCTCAACCAGCCCGCATGGAAGAACGGCTCGATCCTCATCCCCGGCCCCGACTTCGGAACAGGGTCCTCCCGCGAGCACGCCGTCTGGGCCCTCCAGAACTACGGCTTCAAGGTGGTCATCGGGTCGCGCTTCGGAGACATCTTCCGCAACAACTCCGGCAAGGCCGGGCTGCTCATCGCCACCGTCGACCAGCAGATAGTCCAGAAGCTCTGGGACTGGACCGAGGCCAACGCCGGAGAACCCATCTCCGTCGACCTCACCGAACGCGTCATCGTCGCCGGTGACCAGAGCTACCCCTTCGAGATCGACGAGTTCACCCGCCACCGTCTCCTCGAGGGACTCGACGAGATCGGCTCGACCCTGAAGCACGCCGACCAGATCGACGAGTACGAGGCGGCCCGACTCCCCTTCAAGCCCGTCACTGTGCTGTAG
- a CDS encoding DUF3515 domain-containing protein produces the protein MFRTHPRAATALLSSVLWALLLSGCGAVSGAPVPEPSPSGSAAVGCRAVMARLPGTVDGLSRTATGTFTASWGDPAVTLRCGVPRPAGLTSTSRCDEVDGVGWYSEEFTEIWRFTTIGRSGYVEVTVPAVHSPAADALVDLAAAVSAMPEVSACR, from the coding sequence ATGTTCCGCACCCATCCCCGGGCGGCCACCGCGCTCCTGTCCTCGGTCCTCTGGGCCCTGCTGCTCTCCGGTTGCGGCGCCGTATCGGGGGCGCCTGTCCCCGAGCCCTCCCCGTCGGGTTCGGCGGCCGTGGGCTGCCGGGCGGTGATGGCCCGTCTGCCGGGGACCGTTGACGGGCTGTCGCGCACCGCCACGGGGACGTTCACCGCCTCCTGGGGCGATCCCGCGGTGACCCTGCGCTGCGGGGTGCCCCGTCCCGCGGGCCTGACCTCCACCTCGCGCTGCGACGAGGTGGACGGCGTGGGCTGGTACTCCGAGGAGTTCACCGAGATCTGGCGGTTCACGACGATCGGGCGGTCCGGATATGTGGAGGTGACGGTGCCGGCCGTGCACTCCCCCGCCGCCGACGCCCTGGTCGATCTGGCCGCGGCGGTCTCGGCGATGCCGGAGGTGAGCGCCTGCCGGTAG
- a CDS encoding CPBP family intramembrane glutamic endopeptidase: protein MLNSHDATGAPLTDPESRVDYSQVLRTPGQGPVAGVVGIAGALLGYAVVVPVVLQLLLGAGWFAGGRDGSYSAYQTRAAGYETIWGLVSTHLALACLIPIVLLLARHLHRRAPRWVCSVQPGMRWRFLLLVVVVAVVVLNLTQVIARGGEPYHFSVPHLWWLWILAILVTSPLQAAAEEFFFRGYLMGTLGCLGLNKWLAVIGSALVFALFHGTQNLWLFIDRFAFGLAAGVLVILTGGLEAGIAAHTVNNLFAFGYAVFQGGASQARGVTSMGMTDAFWDVGGFVCVAVAAWSVGRGMKVARRTPERVGPEPS, encoded by the coding sequence ATGCTCAACAGCCACGACGCCACTGGCGCGCCGCTCACCGATCCCGAGTCGCGGGTCGACTACTCCCAGGTGCTGCGAACCCCCGGCCAGGGGCCGGTCGCCGGGGTGGTGGGCATCGCCGGGGCGCTGCTGGGCTATGCGGTCGTCGTCCCGGTGGTGCTGCAGCTGCTGCTGGGAGCCGGATGGTTCGCCGGCGGGCGGGACGGGAGCTACTCGGCCTACCAGACCCGGGCCGCCGGATACGAGACGATCTGGGGCCTGGTGTCGACCCACCTGGCGCTGGCCTGCCTCATCCCGATCGTGCTGCTACTGGCCCGCCACCTCCACCGGCGTGCGCCGCGCTGGGTGTGCTCGGTTCAGCCGGGAATGCGCTGGCGGTTCCTCCTGCTGGTGGTCGTGGTGGCCGTCGTGGTGCTGAATCTGACCCAGGTGATCGCCCGAGGCGGGGAGCCGTATCACTTCTCGGTGCCCCACCTGTGGTGGCTGTGGATCCTGGCCATCCTCGTCACCTCCCCCCTCCAGGCGGCCGCCGAGGAGTTCTTCTTCCGGGGCTACCTGATGGGAACGCTGGGCTGCCTGGGTCTCAACAAGTGGCTTGCAGTGATCGGCTCGGCGCTGGTCTTCGCCCTCTTCCACGGCACCCAGAACCTGTGGCTGTTCATCGACAGGTTCGCCTTCGGCCTGGCGGCCGGCGTCCTGGTGATCCTCACCGGTGGCCTGGAGGCCGGTATCGCCGCGCACACCGTCAACAACCTCTTCGCCTTCGGCTATGCCGTCTTCCAGGGAGGCGCCTCACAGGCGCGAGGAGTCACCTCGATGGGCATGACCGACGCCTTCTGGGACGTCGGCGGATTCGTCTGCGTCGCCGTGGCCGCGTGGTCGGTCGGACGTGGCATGAAAGTTGCCCGGCGCACCCCGGAGCGGGTCGGGCCGGAGCCCTCGTGA
- the leuC gene encoding 3-isopropylmalate dehydratase large subunit — protein MGRTLSEKLWDAHVVHKGEAGEPDLLYIDLHLVHEVTSPQAFEGLRLAGRPVRRPDLTMATEDHNIPTINIDLPIADPVSRAQVDTLRRNAADFGVPIHSLGDADQGVVHIIGPQLGLTQPGMTIVCGDSHTSTHGAFGALAFGIGTSEVEHVLATQTLPQARPKTMAVTVNGQLPEGVTPKDLVLTLISEVGTGGGQGYVVEYRGEAFETMSMEGRMTVCNMSIEWGAKAGMVAPDETTFAYVKGRPHAPQGDQWDEAVAYWRTLRTDEDAVFDREVVLDASTISPFVTWGTNPGQGVPLAGSVPSAEEFTDEVARSSAERALQYMDLTPGTPMRDIGIDTVFLGSCTNGRIEDLRLAAGIIKGHKVAEGTRMLVVPGSARVRLQAMEEGLDTIFTEAGAEWRGAGCSMCLGMNPDQLSPGERSASTSNRNFEGRQGRGGRTHLVSPPVAAATAITGHLSSPADLVAVEA, from the coding sequence ATGGGCCGCACACTCAGCGAGAAGCTGTGGGATGCCCACGTCGTCCACAAGGGAGAGGCGGGGGAGCCGGACCTCCTCTACATCGACCTTCACCTGGTCCACGAGGTGACCAGTCCCCAGGCCTTCGAGGGCCTGAGGCTGGCGGGGCGCCCCGTGCGCCGTCCCGATCTCACGATGGCCACAGAGGACCACAACATCCCGACCATCAACATCGACCTGCCGATCGCAGACCCGGTGTCACGGGCACAGGTCGACACCCTGCGCAGGAACGCCGCCGACTTCGGTGTGCCGATCCACTCCCTGGGTGACGCCGACCAGGGCGTCGTACACATCATCGGTCCCCAGCTCGGACTCACCCAGCCCGGCATGACCATCGTGTGCGGCGACTCGCACACCTCCACCCACGGCGCCTTCGGCGCCCTGGCCTTCGGCATCGGCACATCCGAGGTCGAGCACGTCCTGGCGACCCAGACCCTGCCGCAGGCGCGGCCGAAGACCATGGCCGTGACCGTCAACGGGCAGCTGCCCGAGGGAGTCACCCCCAAGGATCTGGTCCTCACCCTGATCTCCGAGGTCGGAACCGGCGGCGGTCAGGGCTACGTGGTCGAGTACCGCGGCGAGGCCTTCGAGACGATGTCGATGGAAGGCCGGATGACGGTCTGCAACATGTCCATCGAATGGGGCGCCAAGGCAGGCATGGTGGCCCCCGACGAGACCACCTTCGCCTACGTCAAGGGCCGCCCGCACGCCCCGCAGGGCGACCAGTGGGACGAGGCAGTCGCCTACTGGCGGACGCTGCGCACCGACGAGGACGCCGTCTTCGACCGCGAGGTCGTCCTCGACGCCTCCACCATCTCGCCCTTCGTCACCTGGGGCACCAACCCGGGACAGGGCGTCCCCCTCGCCGGCTCCGTGCCATCGGCCGAGGAGTTCACCGACGAGGTGGCGCGCAGCTCGGCCGAGCGGGCCCTGCAGTACATGGACCTGACTCCCGGCACCCCGATGCGCGACATCGGCATCGACACCGTCTTCCTCGGATCCTGCACCAACGGACGCATCGAGGACCTGCGCCTGGCCGCCGGGATCATCAAGGGACACAAGGTGGCCGAGGGCACCCGGATGCTCGTCGTCCCCGGCTCCGCCCGGGTCAGGCTCCAGGCGATGGAGGAGGGTCTGGACACGATCTTCACCGAAGCCGGGGCCGAGTGGCGGGGAGCCGGCTGCTCGATGTGCCTGGGCATGAACCCCGACCAGCTGTCACCGGGCGAGCGCTCGGCGTCCACCTCGAACCGCAACTTCGAGGGACGCCAGGGTCGAGGGGGCCGGACCCACCTGGTCTCCCCGCCGGTCGCCGCCGCCACTGCCATCACCGGCCACCTGTCCTCACCCGCCGATCTCGTTGCCGTGGAGGCCTGA
- a CDS encoding fumarylacetoacetate hydrolase family protein, which yields MRIARFVPTGGDPAFGIVELAADQGDHPDTVAVITGDPVAGPVQYTGARHDLADVRLLAPVIPRSKVVGVGRNYAEHAAELGNETPAEPLIFLKPNTSVIGQDEAVIKPAFTHDLHYEGELAVVIGRICKDVPPERAQEAIFGFTVANDVTARDLQSRDGQWTRAKGCDTFCPLGPWMVTHLSVAEAQNLAITTRLDGQVVQRGTTRQMVHPIPELISYTSSFMTLLPGDVILTGTPAGVGPMNPGQRVEVEIDGVGTLSNTVVES from the coding sequence ATGCGTATCGCTCGTTTCGTCCCCACCGGAGGCGATCCCGCCTTCGGAATCGTCGAACTGGCCGCCGATCAGGGCGACCATCCCGACACCGTCGCGGTCATCACCGGAGATCCGGTGGCCGGACCGGTCCAGTACACCGGCGCCCGCCACGACCTGGCCGATGTGAGACTGCTGGCACCGGTCATCCCCCGGAGCAAGGTGGTCGGGGTCGGACGCAATTACGCCGAGCACGCCGCCGAACTCGGCAATGAGACCCCGGCGGAGCCGCTGATCTTCCTCAAACCCAACACCTCGGTCATCGGACAGGATGAGGCCGTCATCAAGCCGGCCTTCACCCACGACCTGCACTACGAGGGGGAGCTCGCGGTGGTGATCGGGCGGATCTGCAAGGACGTGCCGCCCGAGAGGGCCCAGGAGGCGATCTTCGGCTTCACCGTGGCCAATGACGTCACCGCCCGCGACCTGCAGTCCCGTGACGGGCAGTGGACCAGGGCCAAGGGATGCGACACCTTCTGCCCCCTCGGTCCCTGGATGGTCACCCACCTGTCGGTGGCCGAGGCCCAGAACCTCGCCATCACCACCCGGCTGGACGGCCAGGTCGTCCAGCGCGGCACCACGAGGCAGATGGTGCACCCGATCCCCGAACTCATCAGTTACACGAGCTCCTTCATGACCCTGCTGCCCGGTGACGTCATCCTCACCGGCACGCCGGCAGGAGTCGGACCGATGAACCCCGGCCAGCGCGTCGAGGTCGAGATCGACGGCGTGGGCACCCTCTCCAACACCGTGGTCGAGAGCTGA